GCCACCATGGATATGATAAAAATGTCGGGCGGCGATCCGGCCAACTTTCTCGACGTAGGAGGCTCAGCCAACGCCAAGCGCGTAGAAGAAGGCTTTCGCATCATCCTTAAAGATGAGAACGTGAAAGCTATTCTTGTAAACATTTTCGGCGGCATCGTACGCTGCGACCGCGTGGCACAGGGAATCGTTGATGCTTATAAAAACATTGGCAATATCAAAGTGCCTATCATCGTGCGTCTGCAAGGCACCAACGCCATCGAAGGCAAAGAACTCATCGACCAGTCGGGACTGAAAGTTCATTCTGCCATCGCACTCGATGACGCCGCACAACTCATTAACGAGCTGTTGGCCTAAAGAATAGCCACTATAAAGCACAACCTTCACAGATGCCGGCTATGCATCTGTGAAGGTTGTGTATTAAAACGCAATTCCCGAATGTAGATCGGGATAAGTACAATAATGAAAGAATTTGCCGTCGCTGATAATCACCAAATCCTTACTTTTGCCACTCAAAAAATCCGTAATCCATATGAAAGATACAGCATTAACCAAAATCCATGAATCTCTGGGAGCCAAGATGGTTCCTTTTGCAGGCTACAACATGCCTATTCAGTACGAAGGTGTAAACGCCGAACACGAAACCGTGCGCACCAGCGTAGGAGTATTTGATGTTTCGCACATGGGCGAAATATGGGTGAAAGGCCCCAAAGCCGTTGAGCTGCTGCAGCGCATCACCACCAATGACATAACGAAACTCGAAGATGGCCACGCGCAATATTCTTGCTTTCCAAACAGCCAGGGCGGTATCGTCGACGACCTGATCGTGTATCGTTTCGATGCCGAAAACTACCTCCTGGTGGTGAATGCATCCAACATCGAAAAAGACTGGAAATGGATGAACGAGCACAACACCAATGGCGCCACTCTTTACGATGCATCCGACGAAACTTCGCTATTTGCCATTCAGGGCCCCAAAGCCATGGCCACACTACAAAAACTTACCGACACCGACCTTAGCACTATCGGCTTCTACAACTTCCGCCGTGCCGCAGTTGCAGGCGTACCCGACGTCATCATTTCAGCTACCGGCTACACAGGTGAGAAAAATAGTTTTGAGATTTATTTTGGTAATGACGATGCCGAAAAACTTTGGAAGGCGCTCTTTGAGGCCGGCGAAGAATTTGGCATCAAACCCATTGGACTGGGTGCACGCGACACACTGCGTCTCGAAATGGGTTTTTGCCTTTACGGCAACGACATCGGAGAGACTACTTCACCCATCGAAGCCGGTATGGGATGGATCACTAAATTTGTTGACAACAAGCCTTTCATCTTTCGCGAATATCACGAGAAGATCAAAAAAGAAGGCCCAAAACGCAGACTGCGTGGTTTCGAGATGATCGACAAAGGCATCCCGCGGCAGCACTACGAAATCTGCGACGAGAAAGGAAACGTAATTGGCGAAGTAACTTCCGGAACCATGGCTCCTTCACTCAAGAAGCCCGTTGGCCTGGGTTACATCGACAGCGAGCATGCCGGTTTTGACAATGAAATCTTCATCAGCATAAGGGGCAAACTTCTGCGCGCCAAAATCGTAAAGGTGCCTTTTTATAAGGGATAAAAAACTCCACCAGCAAGGATGGTACTGCCAAAGCAGGCCATCCTTTCTTTTTTTAATAATTACATAATGAGTTTTAATGTAGACGTTTGTTTTACGCCTGCGGAGGCCGAACACCTCACCATCAGCAACAACACTGCAATAGTGGTGGTGGATATTTTGCGTGCCACCACCGCGATGGTTTCTGCGCTCGAACATGGCGCCAGATCGGTGATTCCCGTTTTGTCGATAGAGAAAGCAATGGAGCTAAAAAAAATCGGTTTCCCGGTTGCTGCCGAGCGCGATGGTGTAATGCTAAGCTTTGCCAACTTTGGCAACTCTGCCTTTGCCTTTCAAAAGGGAGAAGTGAAAAATCAAAAACTCGTTTTCACCACCACCAACGGCACCTTAGCCATCGAAACCGCCTGCCGCAAAAGCCAGACGGTTTTAGTAGGCGCTTTCTCCAATATCAGCGCACTTGCCCAACGGATCGCTAAGCAGGAGAGTGATGTGCTAATATTGTGCGCCGGCTGGAAAAACACGTTTGGCCTCGAAGACACCATCTTTGCCGGCGCCTTCATCGAAAAGCTGCTGGAGCAAAAGGAATACAAAATTACCAACGACTCAGCCTACGCCGCCATCGACCTCTGGAACATCGCCAAAACCGACGTGATGCAATACATCGAAAAGGCCGCCCACCGTCAGCGCCTGCATGTGCTGGGTGTGGATGACGTGCTGGAGTTTTCCTTTCGTAACGATACTTCTGCTGTGGTGCCCATGATGCGCGATGGCGAATTGGTGGACGTAAACCAGAATTCGTAACAAAATTATTAACCCATTTTTATGTCGGATAATAAAAACCAACGGATACATTTCATCGCCATCGGTGGCGCAGTGATGCACAACATGGCCATTGCCCTTCACAACAAAGGGCACAGGGTAAGCGGCTCCGACGATGAGATTTTCGAACCCGCCCGATCCAATCTTGCCAGCCACGGATTATTGCCCAAAAAGCAAGGTTGGTTTGCCGAAAAAATTACACACGACATCGATGCAGTGATTCTGGGCATGCACGCCAAAAAAGGCAATCCTGAGCTTGAAAAAGCCACCGCTTTGGAATTGAAAATTTATTCCTTTCCGGAATATCTCTACGAACATTCCAAACAAAAAACCCGTGTGGTCATCGCTGGAAGTCACGGCAAAACCACCATTACTTCTATGGTGATGCATGTGCTGCAACACGTCGGTAAGGATTTCGATTATCTGGTAGGCGCCAAAGTAGAAGGTTTTGATGTGATGGTAAAACTCACCGACGCTCCAATCATGGTCATCGAAGGCGACGAATACCTCACCTCGCCCACCGATCCGCGTCCTAAGTTTTTGCATTACAAACCCAATATCACGCTGATAAGCGGCATTGCCTGGGATCATATCAACGTTTTCCCGGAGTACGAAGGCTATAAAAAACAGTTCGACCTCTTGATTGACGATACCGATCCCGGGGGAACCTTAATCTATTGCAAGGATGATAACGAACTTGCGGATGTGGTGGATGCAAGGAAAGCAGCTGTGCCGGCTACTACAGAGTCCTATCATCTTCCTGATTTTAAGATTGTGGATGGGAAAACCTACCTTACTCCCAAATGCCATTCGGAAATAGCCTTGGATGTTTTTGGAAACCATAACCTGCAAAACCTTGAAGGAGCCCGACTGATTTGTCAAAACCTGGGTGTAGATGCACACGATTTTTATAAGGCTATTTCAACCTTTAAAGGTGCGGCAAAGCGGCTCGAGAAAATAGGCGAATCGGATGGTTGTATCGTTTATAAAGATTTTGCCCATGCACCTTCCAAACTCAAAGCTACGGTACATGCCGTTCGGACACAATATCCCGATCACAGGCTAATTGCAGTGATGGAGCTGCACACCTTTAGCAGCCTCAGCCAAAGCTTTCTGCACCATTACCGGGGTAGTTTGCAGCCTGCAGATGTGGCCGTAGTATTTTACAGCAGTCATGCGCTGCACCTAAAAAAGTTGCCCGAGCTAAGTTCCGAAGCCGTGAAACAGGGTTTCTGCCAGGAGAACTTAAATGTATTGACTGATACTGATGAGCTGGCCGACTTCCTAAAAAAACAAAACTACAATAAGACCGTGCTTTTGCTGATGAGCTCGGGGAATTTCGGCGGACTGCCACTCGAGGATATTGTAGCAGAAATATGCGCGGAATAAATTATAAATTTGCACTTTTATTATGAAAGCAATAAAACAAGGCTGGAACAAGGCATTTTTTCTTTTGACACTCGGCTGTCTTTTAGTGTTGGTGCTGGCCATTTTTTCGGGCCCGCAACAAGGCTGGACTTATTTTTTCAATTCGGATGCGCTCTATCTACCCACACTTTACCATAGCTTATTTATTGATGGCCATAGCCTCAGCCTTTGGGCTTTAAACCCTTCGATACTATTTATTCCTGATGTGGTGGTGTTTTTCATCCTTCGCATTGTAAGCGGCGATGCAGTATGGTCGATGTTTTTATTTGGGATTGTGCAAAACTGGATTATCCTGTTTGGGATGGTTTTAATCTTCAAGCAAATTTTTAAAAAAGAACAATGGTTTTTGGCAACTTTCGCAGCTTTGATGGTGCTTCTGTACTTTTTGGATGCCGTGGTCGCAAACAGCTTTTGGTATGCTAATTTGACCTTGAGCAGTACGGTGCATTTTGGTGTTTTTACGATGACCATCCTCACCATTGGCATGAGCCTGCTTTATTTAAATAAGCCAAAAACCAGCACATTGGTATTCCTCTTTGTGCTTTCCATACTCAGCATATTATCCGACCGGCTCTATATTCTCATGTATTCGATTCCGGTGGTAATCGTTACCTTGTTTATGGCCGTGAGGTATCGAAAACGGACAGCAATCCTCCTCCTGGCCTCGGCATTGATTTCGCTTCTGCTGGGGATGTGGCTACTTGGTGTGATCGAAAGAACCTGGCTGCACGTCCTGCATCTACCCAAAATCACCAACTTCGACAAAATCGGGGAATCCTTTTTTATTTTGATGGACTTGATGAAGGAGCGTTTTTTGCGATGGATTGTTTTTTCGTTTATTATCATTGCGGCACTTACATCTTATATCCTGCAAGTATTTATTGCTATTAAGCTGATTGTGAAAAACCAATGCGATTCGCCCCTGGCCTTTTACCTCCTTTTCTCAATCATCTTTATTCCCGCCGTCTTCCTTATGCCTGTGTTTACGGGAACCTTTACCGGCCTGGCCACCATGCGGTACAACTTTGGCGCAATGTTTATGGTTATTCTTAATCTCGGATTTTTATTGGGCTATTTTCTGGAAAAGAAAGCGTACAAAACCCGACTTGTCTTTGGTGCCAAAGCCATTTCTGTTGTCCTGCTGCTAACAATGTTTACCATTGGGATTTCAAAAATATCCTCGGAGGGTCTGCATCGTTTTTTCAATTATTATCCTGACTTTGTGCGCGAGCTCGACGAAATTGCTGAGGAAGAAAATTTGCAATACGGGCTTGCCACGTTTTGGTATGCCAAGCCCATCACGGTTTTTTCGCGTCAGGGACTTAAAGTTTATCATGCTCACGACGGGCTTGTTCCTTATTTCCACGCTACCTCGCTCCAAAATTATATCCACCCGGACCATGTTTTTAATTTTGCGGTAATGAGCACCATAAAGAATAAAGATGCCTGGAAAGAATTTTTAGATCCTGAGGCGGAAATTAAAATGGTGAGTAATGGCAAGACGGAGGTAATGATCTTGCCGCCCTTCAAATTTCGACGGACGTATGGCTATGATTCACGCCCCTACTTTATTGATGCTCAGGATTGAAAAAACGCCTTGGAAAGAACAGTTGCAGGAATTTTTGCTTTCGCAAAATTATGCCAGCAGCAATCTTTTGACGATGAGCTCCGGCGTTTTGATGGGATAGATATGCACGCGATGGCTGACCGGATTATTGGTACTACAAGAAAATAAGCACATTATCAGAGGATTTTAAAATGCCATGTATTGATCGCCATTTTATAAAATATGGATTTTGTAAAGTGAAAGATAAGACCTTTGGCGCGACGAAACACGACTAACAATAGATGATCATCCAACCCAAAATAAAAGGCTATGCCCTGGCTTTGATTGCTACTGTTTCGGTATCGACAGTTTACATTTTTAGCAAGGCCGCCCTTCAGGAGGTGACATTGCCACAGTTCGGAGTTTACTGGTTTGCCGGCGCATTACTCTGGAATACATTGTTCAAAATGCGATCGGCTGAACATCGGCGTTTTCATCGTATTCCTTTAAAATCATTTAAAATACTTCTTATCCTTGGCGGAATAGAAATTCTTGCCACCTCCTCATTTTACGGAGCCATCGAAATAACCGAGAATCCTGCGATACCTTCTTTTCTGCGCAACATGGAATATATTTTCGTAACCTTGTTCGGCGTTTTTTTCCTCAGAGAAAGGTTTTCAAGTGCTGAAGTTCTGGGAATTGTTCTCACGTTTACAGGCGCTTTCGTAATCAGCTTCCAGAAAGGCGCCCCGTTATCATCCTACTTTACAGGAACATCAGGGCTAATGCTTGCTACCACTCTGCTTTACGGCGCTCGCACTATCATAGCCAAAAAGAACATCCAGGCCATTACTCCCACTATGCTGGCCATCAACAGAGCTATTTTTTTAGTTTTATTTTCGCTGCTGATTTTCAAAATCATGGGGCAAAGTTTTGTCATTCCAACCTCAGCATTGATAAACATAGCTCTTGGCTCGTTTTTCGGGCCATTTATCACTTCTATCTGCCAATACAGTTCGCTAAAATACATCGAAGCCTCACGTGCAGCCATCATACAGAGCACAACAGCACTGTTTGTTCTGGTGGGAGCATATTTTATTTTTGGACGCTTCCCGGCTGAATATCAACTTATCGGTGGTGCGCTCACTATTTCGGGGGCAATGCTGCTGGTGCTTGGGAAAAGGCTAAAGTGGAAGCGTCGTTGATGCATCACACTTCCTCACTGCGCAGCAGCTTACTCCCGATGCTGCATCGCAAACATTGACGGGTGCGACAATAATTGTTTTTAAGTTCGATGAGTGCCTGCGATTCAAAAGCATTGGCAGCCACCACGCCCAGTTCACCCCAATGGCTGATGATTTGATTTTTTTCGGCAGGCAGCGCCAGCAGCAAATCTATCGCCCGGTCGCGAAATTCAGCTTGACCGGTATGGCCGGCATAGAAAAACAGAAACCGAACGATGGTATTCATCAGGATGTTGTCGGTGGCGCTGCGGCCCAGCGGCTTGGGTTTGGCGGCCACTTCTTTATCAAAATTATAATGCGTGTGCCAATATTCACTTGCCTCCACCGCAAAAAAGCCCCGAAGCTCATCCACTCCGGTTGTATCGATAAGTCGTGAAAACATGCTCTCGCTTTCGTGCACCAATGCAGCCAGTTGCGCAATGCGGATGGTAGGAAAGTTGACGGGCCGCAGCCGCAGAAATTTCCACAGATGCGTCTCCATCGTTACCAGGTCATATTTTTTTTGTAAAAATTTATACTCGTGCAGCAGCGCCATCGGATATTCATCGTGATAATTGCTGCTGAGCAAACCTGAAGTTCCAAAAAGCATCGCTTCGATCTGAAACAACGAATTTTTGTGCTTTGCCAGAATATTAGCGGGAAGCAAACGCGCCAACATCCGGAAAGGCTGCTCATTCACTTTAAAGCCAAAGTTGCCGGCAAGCATCTGATAAAAAGTCTCGCTCAGGTTGTTTATGTTATGTGCAAGCAAAGTTTCCAGCTCATGATTTTTGCGCGCCAGCCGTTCTATCAGCAGCCGCTCCAGCCAGCTTTTCATGGTCAGTGGCCTGATACGGCCAATATCCGTCTGGCAGGGAATCCAGTGGTGGTTATTGATATAATATTGATACCGGCGATAGACATCTTCGTTGATGAGGCCGCGCAACTCGAGCGTTGGCACAGGCATTCCGTTGCGGTCGTGGATGATGCGATCATCGTCGAAAACCACATGGAGGATAAGATTGGAAAAAGCTTCGTCGTTCTGGTGATTGTGCTGGTACCAATCGGCCGACTTCAGATGAATCTCGATATTGCCGGCCCACACAGTATCATCGAGGCGTATGCGGGCATTGGCAAAATCAGGACCTGCGTCACTGTTGAGAATGCCGGGGTGAATCACCTCAAGCTGCTGTCCATCGGTGGTGCGCAAATCAGGATGATAAAGACGATATTGCCATACAAAATTCAGGAAACTTTCGTTCATCTGCCATAGCTTTGACTACAAAACTAAAAAACATTTCATAAAATCTGCATGGAAATATTTTTTAGTTGATAAAATATTCTAATTTTGTCAGGTTGTGATTTGATCAATTACAGAAGTGGATTATGAAGGATTTGGTTGCGTTGGTAAGTGGCATTGAATTTAAAACCCGACAATTATCAAGTCAGCTTCGCAGCTACGAAAAGCAAATTGACACTTTACAAATCCACAACAAAAAATTACTTGAAGAAAATAATGAACTAAAATTAAAAGTTAAACAATTAGAATACACTAATCAGATAATTAAAATTGCAAAGGCATTAGAAAGAAAAAAAGGATCGAAAGAAGCAAAGCAGCTCGTTAACGGGCTGTTGCGGGAAGTTGACAGATGCATCGGCCTGATGAATGATTAAAACGCATTTTTATAATACTCTGTGATGGATAAATTTTTTATAACCGTACGGGTAGCCGAGAGAGAATACCGGTTGCACATCGAAAGAAAGCATGAGGCGCTGGTGCGGGAAGTAGTAAAAAAAATCAATGATGACCTCAGAAAATATGCAGAAAGCTACGAGTTTAAAGACACACAGGATTTGCTTGCCATGGTGGTGCTTCAAAACGCCATCGGCAACAAGCACATGGATATCCAGTTGAACTTTCAACAGGATAAGCTGAGCGAGAAATTAGAAGAGATCGACAGAGTACTAACCGAACATTTGACCGACGAAATTCAACCAACGTTCTTTGAAAAACGCCGCTAAAGCAGGGCAGAAAACCCTGACCGCGGTGGAATGATTTAACCCGCATTTGTTCCATATTTGTTTGTAAACTCAACATTTTACACTCAAGGGAAAACGCAGGCAGTTAAAAGCAGGCCTCATTCCGCTTCGGCGGAAATCCGCCATCCGGCGGGTCAGTGGACGTTTGATGCTGCCGGTGACCCTAATCTTTAAGAAAGGGGTTTACTAAACTCCACTGGAATACTTGCGGGTTTTTTTCTTTTTCTGATGCCCTCACCTAAAACACGAAAAATGATGGATACTTACTTGATTGCGATTTTCGTGGGGGTTCTAGGAATAGCCCTCGGAATAGTGCTTTCTTCCACAGTGCTGCGTAAGAAAGTGACAAAAAAAAGCCAGATCCTGCTGCTCGATGCACAAGAGAAGGCTGAAATGATGAAGAAGGAGAAAATCCTTCAGGCCAAAGAGAAGTTTTTGGAACTCAAAACCGAGCACGAACAAGTTGTAAACGAACGCAACAACAACCTGCTCAAAAACGAAAACAGGCTTAAGCAAAAAGAAACCACAGCCACACAGAAACTTGAAGAACTCAACAAAAAAGAAAAAGAACTCGCCAACCTACGCAAAAATCTCACTTCACAGCTCGAAGTGATCAACGCAAAACAGGAAGAGCTCGACAAATTTGTAACCAAACAAGTAGCGCAACTTGAGGCTATTTCAGGCCTCACGGCCGAAGAAGCCAAAGCACAGATTATTGAAACACTCAAGGACGAAGCCAAAAGCCAAGCTATGGTTTACATACAGGACGTCCTCGACGAAGCCAAACTAACTGCCAACCAGAAAGCCCGCGAAATTATCGTAGAGACCATTCAGCGTACAGCGACAGAAAATGCTGTAGAAAATTCTGTTTCGGTTTTTAATATTGATAACGACGAAATCAAAGGCCGCATCATCGGTCGCGAAGGGCGCAACATCCGCACCCTGGAGGCGCTCACCGGCATCGAGATCATCATCGACGACAGCCCCGACGCCATCCTCCTATCCGGCTTCGACCCGGTACGTCGCGAAATTGCACGCCTCTCACTGCACAAGCTCGTCACCGACGGACGCATACACCCCGCACGCATCGAGGAAGTGGTGGGAAAAACGATCAAGCAAGTCGAACAGGAGATTATCGAAACCGGAAAACGTACCTGTATCGACCTGGGCATCCACAACATGAACCCCGAATTGGTGCGGCTGGTAGGAAAGATGAAATATCGTTCCTCTTACGGACAAAACCTACTGCAACACTCGCGCGAAGTAGCCAACCTTTGCGCAACTATGGCAGCCGAACTGGGGTTAAATCCCAAAAAAGCCAAACGTGCCGGACTGCTGCACGATATTGGAAAAGTGCCTGATAATGAGTCGGAATTACCACACGCACTTTTGGGCATGAAGCTGGCCGAGAAATTCAAAGAAAACGATGAGGTTTGCAATGCCATCGGTTCACACCACGAAGAGGTAGAGATGACCACACTACTCGCGCCTATCGTGCAGGTTTGCGATGCAATATCCGGAGCACGCCCTGGCGCTCGCCGCGAAGTGGTGGAAGCTTACATCCAGCGTCTCAAAAACCTCGAAGCCCTGGCACTCTCCTACCCTGGCGTAGTGAAGACGTATGCTATTCAAGCCGGCCGTGAGCTGCGCGTAATTGTAGGCGCCGAAGCCGTTTCGGACGAAGAAGCAAGATTGCTCTCGTACGACTTGTCGAAGAAAATCCAGGACGAAATGACGTATCCTGGACAAATTAAAATTACGGTGATCCGAGAAACACGCGCCATCAATTTCGCCCGATAAGCCGACTACATTAGAAAATTCATGAACTTTTCTCTCAGAATACCGGAAGTTCATGAATTTTCTTTGGGTCATTTCTCTCCACACCACATCCTATGAAATTGTCAAAACATCTTTTCAAGTCGTTTCCATGCAGCCTGCTCACAGCCTTGCTCTTTGCAGCATGGCTTTGGCCTTTTGCCGCACAGGCTCAAACTTTTGAATGGGCTGTGGCCGAAGACATCGAATTTGAATTGAATCCTGAGTTTCTCAACTATTCCGTTACCACCGATGGGTGGGGATATGTTTACTATGCCGGATTAAAAACCTATGCTGCTTCCTTTGGCAGTAATGCATTTGGCGAAAGCTTCTTTGTTAAGTACGATGCCAACGGCAGCCAGATGTTTCATAAACTAATGGCTGGCCAAAGCATTATCGCTAACCTGGCATCCGACCACCAAAATAATATTGTAATGACCGGAATGATGCGCACCGATGTGGTCTTTGCGGTGGGAGATACATTGACCTATGCCGGAAACGGCACTAATACTTTTGTTGTAAAATTCACACAACAAGGTCAGGTAATCTGGATGAAAAATCTTTCTGCGTTTTATAATTATTCTGATCAGATAAAAGGTCTGGCGCTGGATGAGGAGGACAATATTTATGTGGCCTGGTCGGCAAATGCTACCGGCAACTCAACGATCAGCAAATTTTCGCCGGAGGGGGAGCAAATGCTAGATATCCTGCAAAATTCCGTTTCTATAGTTTCTTCTGTCGACGTAAGCGCCGACGGCGATATTTATGTGGCCGGCTCTTGCCCGGGAGCCAATGCGATTTTTGGCGGCGTGCCTTACAACTCCGGCTTTACCTACAGCATCTATGTAGCCCGCTATAACAGCGCCGGTGAGCCGGTGTGGGTTAAATTTGTTGAAGATGTCAGCTGCATACGGCCGCAAGTAAGATGGAGCCCAATCAATAAAATCTTTCTCTCGGGACGACTCTCAGCACCGTTAACTTTTGGTGATATCCCTACCAATGGCCCTTCCTGGGTTTACGACTTTTTCTTAGCCAGAATGGATACAACAGGCACTTTTGAATGGGTGCGTGAGGTACCACAAGTGCCGGATGGCGACGCTACAACAGGAAAACACAGTCACCTCTCGCTCGACTATTATGGATTCCCCTATCTGTGCGGCTTCTCACGCGGACAGATAGAATGGTCGGAACTATGGCAAACCGATGTGGGTGCGCGCGGGCTTTTCGTAATGGCTTATAACCCCGACGGCGACTACCGCTGGGTAAAAACTGCAGTTGGCGCCCTCGATGCACAAACCCTCGACGCCTTCTCTCCCGACGAAATTTATGTTACCGGCACCGCCTTCGGACAACTCTATCTTGACGATATTACACTCTCTGCCACCAGTTTTATTTTCCCTTATCTAGCTAAAATTAAATTGGTAACAACCGGCGGCACCCCGACGCCACAACAAAATGGAGCCCGTGCAAAAGTATTTCCCAACCCGATGCATGCGGTTGCCACCATAACCATCGAAAATACCACAGCCTGTATCCAACTTTTTCAAATTCGTAATCTGAGTGGAACCCTGGTAAAAGAAGTTTTCACTAATAGCCAAACTGCAAGCTTCACCCGCGATAACCTAAGCCCGGGGATTTATCTTGTAATTATCCGCCTCAGCGATGGAACCACGAGCACGACTAAGCTGGTGGTGCTTTAGCAGAAGAAGTTCACAGCTTTCAGCCGGAAGAAACCAGTCAGCAGGAAACTCCACAAAAATTTTGGCTCCCACCCTGCTTGACTTTCCTTTACTTCATCATTCTGTATTCGATATTCTGCGGTTCGATATTCAAAAAACGAGTGCTTCAGAAAAATTAAAAGTAAAAGAGGTCATAACAATCCAATAAGGATTACCCTGGATTGACTAATGAGAACTTAGGGTTGAGAATTAAAGATTTACAATTATCAGCATAAAAAAAGCCCGGATAGTCCTGCTACCCGAGCCTTTGCTTGGTTTAAAAAATTGGATTTTTATCCTCTCCTGAATTATTCAGGATGAATTGCCTCTACGGGGCAAACATCAGCGCATGCACCACAATCGGTACATACATCAGGATCAATTTTGTAAATTTCGCCCTCTGAGATTGCCTCTACAGGACATTCGTCAATGCAAGTACCACAAGCGGTACAATCATCTGAAATTACGTATGCCATTTTCTTTTGGTTTTTGAATTAATAATTATTGCTGCAAAGTTTGCATTATTTTCATTCAAACGACTTTTAAAATCAAAATGTTTGAACATTTAAGGCTGTTTTAAATTGACATTATCAAACAGCCATCGGCCTTGCAACGATAGAAGCAGCTTAACGGCCATTTCGATGAATGAGGCTTTTATGTACTTTTGCGTTTTCACATACATAGTGTGTTTTATAAAAGAAGAATATGATGAATGATTTTGAAAAAAAGATTCTGCAAGGCATCCCTGCCGAACTCCCCACCATGCCGCAGTGGGATACAAATGTTTCGCATGCACCCCGGCGCAAAGAAATCCTCACAACCGACGAAAAAGTGTTAGCACTAAAAAATGCGCTTCGCTATTTTCCTGCTGCGTTGCATTCACAGCTGGCACCGGAATTCGCCGACGAACTGCAAAAGTATGGGCGCATTTATATGTATCGCTACCGACCGACCTACTCCATGCATGCCCGCCCTGTCGGCGATTATCCTGCACGTAGCCGGCAAGCAGCTTCCATTATGCTAATGATTCAAAACAACCTCGACCCTGCCGTAGCGCAGCATCCGCACGAACTGATTACTTATGGCGGCAATGGAGCTGTGTTTCAAAACTGGGCGCAATATCTGCTCACCATGAAATACCTCGCGGAGATGACTGATGAGCAAACATTGACGATGTATTCGGGGCATCCCATGGGGCTTTTCCCCTCGCACCGTGATGCGCCGCGTGTGGTTGTAACCAACGGCATGGTGATTCCTAACTACTCCACCC
This portion of the Bacteroidales bacterium genome encodes:
- a CDS encoding cell division protein ZapA, translated to MDKFFITVRVAEREYRLHIERKHEALVREVVKKINDDLRKYAESYEFKDTQDLLAMVVLQNAIGNKHMDIQLNFQQDKLSEKLEEIDRVLTEHLTDEIQPTFFEKRR
- the gcvT gene encoding glycine cleavage system aminomethyltransferase GcvT is translated as MKDTALTKIHESLGAKMVPFAGYNMPIQYEGVNAEHETVRTSVGVFDVSHMGEIWVKGPKAVELLQRITTNDITKLEDGHAQYSCFPNSQGGIVDDLIVYRFDAENYLLVVNASNIEKDWKWMNEHNTNGATLYDASDETSLFAIQGPKAMATLQKLTDTDLSTIGFYNFRRAAVAGVPDVIISATGYTGEKNSFEIYFGNDDAEKLWKALFEAGEEFGIKPIGLGARDTLRLEMGFCLYGNDIGETTSPIEAGMGWITKFVDNKPFIFREYHEKIKKEGPKRRLRGFEMIDKGIPRQHYEICDEKGNVIGEVTSGTMAPSLKKPVGLGYIDSEHAGFDNEIFISIRGKLLRAKIVKVPFYKG
- a CDS encoding 2-phosphosulfolactate phosphatase yields the protein MSFNVDVCFTPAEAEHLTISNNTAIVVVDILRATTAMVSALEHGARSVIPVLSIEKAMELKKIGFPVAAERDGVMLSFANFGNSAFAFQKGEVKNQKLVFTTTNGTLAIETACRKSQTVLVGAFSNISALAQRIAKQESDVLILCAGWKNTFGLEDTIFAGAFIEKLLEQKEYKITNDSAYAAIDLWNIAKTDVMQYIEKAAHRQRLHVLGVDDVLEFSFRNDTSAVVPMMRDGELVDVNQNS
- a CDS encoding DUF2851 family protein, which produces MNESFLNFVWQYRLYHPDLRTTDGQQLEVIHPGILNSDAGPDFANARIRLDDTVWAGNIEIHLKSADWYQHNHQNDEAFSNLILHVVFDDDRIIHDRNGMPVPTLELRGLINEDVYRRYQYYINNHHWIPCQTDIGRIRPLTMKSWLERLLIERLARKNHELETLLAHNINNLSETFYQMLAGNFGFKVNEQPFRMLARLLPANILAKHKNSLFQIEAMLFGTSGLLSSNYHDEYPMALLHEYKFLQKKYDLVTMETHLWKFLRLRPVNFPTIRIAQLAALVHESESMFSRLIDTTGVDELRGFFAVEASEYWHTHYNFDKEVAAKPKPLGRSATDNILMNTIVRFLFFYAGHTGQAEFRDRAIDLLLALPAEKNQIISHWGELGVVAANAFESQALIELKNNYCRTRQCLRCSIGSKLLRSEEV
- a CDS encoding Mur ligase family protein encodes the protein MSDNKNQRIHFIAIGGAVMHNMAIALHNKGHRVSGSDDEIFEPARSNLASHGLLPKKQGWFAEKITHDIDAVILGMHAKKGNPELEKATALELKIYSFPEYLYEHSKQKTRVVIAGSHGKTTITSMVMHVLQHVGKDFDYLVGAKVEGFDVMVKLTDAPIMVIEGDEYLTSPTDPRPKFLHYKPNITLISGIAWDHINVFPEYEGYKKQFDLLIDDTDPGGTLIYCKDDNELADVVDARKAAVPATTESYHLPDFKIVDGKTYLTPKCHSEIALDVFGNHNLQNLEGARLICQNLGVDAHDFYKAISTFKGAAKRLEKIGESDGCIVYKDFAHAPSKLKATVHAVRTQYPDHRLIAVMELHTFSSLSQSFLHHYRGSLQPADVAVVFYSSHALHLKKLPELSSEAVKQGFCQENLNVLTDTDELADFLKKQNYNKTVLLLMSSGNFGGLPLEDIVAEICAE
- a CDS encoding DMT family transporter; amino-acid sequence: MIIQPKIKGYALALIATVSVSTVYIFSKAALQEVTLPQFGVYWFAGALLWNTLFKMRSAEHRRFHRIPLKSFKILLILGGIEILATSSFYGAIEITENPAIPSFLRNMEYIFVTLFGVFFLRERFSSAEVLGIVLTFTGAFVISFQKGAPLSSYFTGTSGLMLATTLLYGARTIIAKKNIQAITPTMLAINRAIFLVLFSLLIFKIMGQSFVIPTSALINIALGSFFGPFITSICQYSSLKYIEASRAAIIQSTTALFVLVGAYFIFGRFPAEYQLIGGALTISGAMLLVLGKRLKWKRR